A window of the Pungitius pungitius chromosome 3, fPunPun2.1, whole genome shotgun sequence genome harbors these coding sequences:
- the n4bp2l2 gene encoding NEDD4-binding protein 2-like 2 → MSHTGSSYTTSRIEKPLVSLGGRTKNGRNDSADKDAQLKSNVSSSPDKAVRERALKQVGLTSTTFIGPAFPPSKPSKPSKSAKRKSDFENTLSEFYKELETIDAPDGANDHSGKINAGFVKPPTPSKTSTSRQIHKGSDEIANPNNRAGPEGYQKGSGQKSWSHWYQNEPYYPRRPRPPAPYQNPWDHPQTQPPNPRFHRPPFHRPPPPPAFPNSQAPPSTPNHHWSGSGPINQYQEELHFPSFSSFPPPNVSGHPSQGFYGDSPHHFDRDEWACGYEMHSDNVNVGWSRGREEQSSHGVEDYDRFPRYDSENDPWDNRCPPPANTNAFHSSPVLILMRGLPGSGKSTLARERLSESPDGLILSTDDYFAFRDGYRYEPGLLAAAHEWNQNRAKAAMHDGRSPIIIDNTNVQAWEMKPYVKMALESGYKVDFCEPETSWKFDFYELEKRNKHSVPQEKIAQMMDRFSFPISVDIVMSSQEPVHVNQRLQPEQPQMLRNNTEFL, encoded by the exons ATGTCTCATACTGGATCCTCCTACACGACCTCTCGCATTGAAAAACCTCTCGTGAGTTTGGGGGGAAGAACAAAGAATGGAAGAAATGACTCTGCTGACAAAGACGCTCAATTAAAGAGTAATGTCTCCAGCAGTCCAGACAAAGCTGTGAGGGAGCGTGCGTTAAAGCAGGTAGGACTCACCAGCACCACCTTCATCGGTCCAGCGTTTCCTCCTTCAAAACCTTCAAAACCTTCAAAATCAGCCAAGCGCAAGTCTGATTTTGAAAATACACTGAGTGAGTTTTACAAAGAGCTTGAGACGATTGACGCACCTGATGGTGCTAACGATCACTCTGGGAAAATAAATGCAGGTTTTGTTAAACCACCCACACCTTCAAAAACATCTACAAGCAGGCAAATACACAAGGGGAGCGATGAAATAGCCAACCCAAATAACCGTGCAGGTCCAGAGGGCTACCAAAAAGGCAGTGGGCAGAAATCCTGGTCACACTGGTATCAAAATGAGCCATACTACCCAAGAAGACCGAGGCCACCTGCTCCATACCAAAATCCATGGGATCATCCCCAAACCCAACCACCAAACCCACGATTTCATAGACCCCCATTCCATcgcccaccacctccacctgcatTCCCAAATTCACAAGCCCCCCCATCAACTCCTAATCACCACTGGAGCGGTTCAGGCCCGATTAACCAGTATCAAGAAGAGTTGCATTTTCCAAGTTTTTCTAGCTTTCCACCACCAAATGTGAGTGGTCACCCCTCTCAGGGCTTTTATGGAGATTCTCCACACCACTTTGACAGGGATGAGTGGGCTTGTGGCTATGAAATGCACTCCGATAATGTGAATGTTGGATGGTctagaggaagagaagaacaaTCATCTCACGGGGTAGAAGATTATGACAGATTCCCGAGATACGACTCTGAAAATGATCCGTGGGATAATCGCTGCCCACCTCCCGCCAACACAAATGCATTCCATTCTTCCCCGGTGCTGATCTTGATGAGGGGATTACCAGGATCTGGGAAATCGACTCTGGCCAG GGAGCGGCTCTCCGAGAGTCCCGATGGGTTGATACTGAGCACAGATGACTACTTTGCTTTCAGAGATGGGTACCGCTATGAACCAGGCCTCCTCGCTGCAGCACATGAATGGAACCAGAACAGAG CTAAAGCTGCTATGCATGATGGTCGGTCTCCCATAATTATTGACAATACAAATGTCCAAGCTTGGGAAATGAAGCCATATGTCAAAATG GCCTTGGAGAGTGGATACAAAGTTGACTTTTGTGAACCTGAAACCAGCTGGAAGTTTGATTTTTACGAGCTGGAGAA GAGGAACAAGCACAGCGTTCCACAGGAGAAGATCGCACAGATGATGGATCGCTTCTCCTTTCCAATATCTGTAGACATTGTCATGAGTTCACAGGAGCCGGTTCACGTGAACCAGAGACTTCAACCAGAGCAGCCCCAGATGTTGAGGAACAACACAGAATTCCTTTAG
- the trmt9b gene encoding probable tRNA methyltransferase 9B, protein MMEEAASRLERDHVHNVYDKIAPYFNDSRYKAWPKVRQFLLDLQPGSIVADIGCGNGKYLHINKEVLKLGCDVCHPLLDFAWSQGHEVQMCDGLHLPYRDGCFDAVLSIAVIHHLSTKERRIRAIKEMARTLRVGGRIMIYVWAMEQKRRKFEKQDIFVPWNPNPESPCGSTEERAEPRSRATGQSASEAIDDNADKHRKVRSTSSVADEEADLGGAAPQRSAQRLWFFSRSLDSVFDFGSLVISRSSSRELSTLSPPPGENEGNKARRRGRRRGLIRQVSSFFSPSPVIGSEEDVFDAGADLREGQRDPGISGGTQSEGASVTLARECGSLALPDLVPFQKEHLMQPGDEREGGLQGEEEPESTTGSQGSEGHAEGSCLRYYHVFREGELAELIENHVEKLCVKHTYFDHANWCVVAEKVRL, encoded by the exons ATGATGGAGGAGGCTGCCAGTCGCCTCGAGCGGGACCATGTGCACAACGTCTATGACAAGATTGCTCCGTACTTCAACGACAGCCGCTATAAAGCCTGGCCGAAGGTCCGGCAGTTCCTGCTGGACCTGCAGCCGGGGAGCATCGTGGCTGACATTG GTTGTGGCAATGGCAAGTATCTGCACATCaacaaggaggtgttgaagctGGGGTGCGATGTGTGTCACCCCTTGCTGGACTTTGCATGGAGCCAAGGACACGAGGTCCAGATGTGCGACGGGCTGCATTTGCCTTACAGAGACGGCTGCTTCGACGCTGTGCTCTCGATTGCAG TCATCCATCATTTGTCCACCAAAGAACGCCGTATCCGAGCAATAAAGGAGATGGCTCGCACCCTGCGAGTGGGCGGACGCATCATGATCTACGTGTGGGCCATGGAGCAGAAACGTCGGAAGTTCGAGAAACAGGACATCTTTGTTCCCTGGAACCCCAACCCCGAGTCGCCCTGCGGCTCAACCGAGGAGCGCGCCGAACCCAGGAGCCGGGCCACGGGTCAGAGCGCGAGCGAAGCCATAGACGACAACGCCGACAAGCACAGGAAAGTCCGAAGCACATCCTCCGTGGCGGACGAGGAAGCGGACCTGGGCGGCGCCGCGCCGCAGCGGAGCGCACAGAGGCTGTGGTTCTTCTCCCGGTCCCTGGACTCCGTGTTTGACTTCGGAAGCCTGGTCATCTCCCGCTCGTCCTCCAGAGAGCTGAGCACTTTGTCGCCCCCTCCCGGCGAAAACGAGGGGAACAAGGCCAGACGGCGCGGGAGACGGCGAGGCCTCATCAGACAGGTATCGAGCTTCTTTTCCCCCTCGCCCGTGATCGGATCCGAGGAGGACGTCTTCGACGCCGGCGCAGACCTGCGCGAGGGACAGAGGGATCCCGGAATAAGCGGCGGCACGCAGAGCGAGGGCGCCTCGGTGACGCTCGCGCGGGAGTGCGGCTCCCTGGCCCTGCCCGATCTGGTCCCTTTCCAGAAGGAGCACCTGATGCAGCCTGGAgacgagagggaaggagggctgcagggagaggaggagccgGAAAGCACAACGGGTTCTCAGGGGAGCGAGGGGCACGCGGAGGGCTCCTGCCTGAGGTACTATCACGTCTTCAGGGAGGGAGAACTAGCAGAGCTGATCGAGAATCATGTTGAAAAGCTTTGTGTCAAACACACCTACTTTGATCACGCCAACTGGTGTGTGGTGGCAGAGAAAGTTCGGTTATAG